In Harpia harpyja isolate bHarHar1 chromosome Z, bHarHar1 primary haplotype, whole genome shotgun sequence, a single window of DNA contains:
- the RMI1 gene encoding recQ-mediated genome instability protein 1 encodes MPTSNIAARVETWLSSTWHVKVPLTWLEACISWIQEENSGSNLSQAQINRQVFEQWLLTDLRDLEYPILPDCILDAPKGELSGFYSIQIDSLVDVSQPAYSQLQKLRGKNTVNEEVTASTQAFQKPWEPKPTRMLMLELTDGIHQIQGMEYQPVPVLHSNLPPGTKITVQGNIAYRLGVLLLKPDNVKLLGGEVDALLQEYSQERVLARLIGEPENPNSVERAGHDQVVSRPVDELEQTLGPSDEELLASLGENNEFALNNETSLESRYCSRSNDFRTASGSLTAHNGSVLLRESGSPLPHSDEQVSPPIEYVDGNDFPLEDDFLLEEEVQRELEDAPPVVMNRNIGLITERLPHTSRSSCNLSLNASCEKGDVNERDKPVEATSKQKTSERTVSDGDGNSMSSFSKHKSIRHISSSADLSLENPHEKRQNDTGLDESRCKSQRTLDSRLLNDDPVFFSKNVPEADQQKHDSQTFPCRAVEAHLDLDSPPFTYISLLLAKKPETVTVLKVKCFIVTLAGNLTSSNGSWGVKAKISDGSAYLEVDFADDILTSLIGFSVPEMNRLKKDPALHLKLKDGLEKCQKELIDLCCLMTIEFNPLQSKATVLILQDANARHLEQLKKRLNK; translated from the coding sequence atgcctACATCTAACATTGCAGCAAGAGTGGAAACTTGGCTTTCATCCACATGGCATGTTAAAGTTCCTTTGACATGGCTGGAAGCATGTATTAGTTGGATCCAGGAAGAAAACAGTGGTAGTAACTTAAGTCAAGCTCAGATTAACAGGCAGGTATTTGAGCAATGGCTTCTTACTGATCTAAGAGATTTGGAATATCCCATTTTGCCTGACTGCATCTTAGATGCTCCCAAAGGAGAGTTGTCAGGCTTCTACTCCATACAGATTGATTCACTGGTTGATGTTAGCCAGCCAGCATATTCCCAGTTGCAGAAGCTAAGagggaaaaatactgtaaatgaagAAGTAACAGCGAGTACTCAGGCATTCCAGAAACCCTGGGAACCAAAGCCTACTCGAATGCTCATGCTGGAACTAACTGATGGGATACATCAAATTCAGGGGATGGAGTATCAACCAGTGCCAGTCCTGCACAGTAATCTTCCACCAGGAACAAAAATCACTGTACAGGGTAATATTGCATATCGTCTTGGAGTCCTTCTGCTTAAACCAGATAATGTGAAACTGTTGGGGGGTGAAGTGGATGCTCTTCTTCAGGAGTATTCTCAGGAAAGAGTCCTTGCTAGATTAATTGGAGAACCTGAAAACCCTAATTCTGTTGAACGAGCTGGTCATGACCAAGTTGTTTCAAGGCCTGTGGATGAATTAGAACAAACTCTAGGCCCTTCAGATGAAGAGCTTTTAGCCAGTCTTGGTGAAAATAATGAATTTGCTTTAAATAACGAAACATCTTTAGAAAGCAGATACTGCAGTAGAAGCAACGATTTTCGTACAGCCTCAGGTTCACTGACTGCACACAATGGAAGTGTTTTGCTACGGGAATCTGGAAGTCCTTTGCCTCATTCAGATGAACAAGTTTCACCTCCCATAGAATATGTTGATGGAAATGACTTTCCTTTAGAAGATGACTTTCTTCTGGAAGAAGAGGTGCAAAGAGAGCTGGAGGATGCACCACCAGTGGTCATGAACAGAAACATAGGTTTAATTACTGAGAGACTTCCACATACATCTAGAAGCTCCTGCAATTTATCTTTAAATGCCAGTTGTGAAAAAGGTGATGTGAATGAAAGGGATAAGCCTGTAGAAGCTACCAGCAAGCAAAAGACTTCTGAAAGAACAGTATCTGATGGAGATGGAAATAGTATGAGTAGCTTTTCAAAGCACAAGAGCATACGTCATATCAGCAGTTCTGCAGatttgtctttggaaaatcctCATGAAAAAAGGCAGAATGATACAGGCCTGGATGAGAGCAGGTGTAAATCTCAGCGTACTTTGGACAGCAGGCTGTTAAATGATGATCCTGTGTTTTTCTCAAAAAACGTTCCAGAAGCAGACCAGCAGAAGCATGATTCACAGACCTTTCCTTGCAGAGCAGTAGAGGCACATTTAGATTTAGATTCTCCACCTTTCACATATATTTCCCTTCTCCTtgcaaaaaaaccagaaactgtTACGGTCCTTAAAGTTAAGTGTTTTATTGTTACTCTTGCTGGAAACCTCACAAGCAGCAATGGGTCCTGGGGTGTAAAGGCAAAAATTTCTGATGGTTCAGCTTATCTTGAAGTAGATTTTGCTGATGATATTCTAACAAGTTTGATTGGCTTTTCAGTGCCTGAAATGAATAGACTGAAGAAAGATCCAGCTTTACACCTGAAGCTTAAAGATGGTTTAGAGAAATGTCAAAAAGAACTGATAGATCTCTGTTGTTTGATGACTATAGAGTTTAATCCACTTCAGTCTAAAGCCACTGTATTAATTCTCCAGGATGCTAATGCGAGGCATCTAGAACAATTGAAGAAACGTTTGAATAAATAA